From the genome of Salvia splendens isolate huo1 chromosome 7, SspV2, whole genome shotgun sequence:
AGTTGGATTATATATATAGGCaggtattcatttccttttcccatcttttctcctatttccttcttgatctcggCTGTTGATTTTCTACATCCTATGGCCTAAATTATTGGCttaaatcattaaatttaattctaCTAAAAACCGAAAAGGGCAAAATTGAAAAACAATATTTTGTTAGTTATGGAAACTTCCTTAATTTACTCCGTTGAAGATCTTCACGGTTATTGTTTCTTTTCACAGATTGAACAGATTGCTCAATTCCTTCCCCGCCTCGGATTCCGATATCGCACCCCACTCCCACAATTGATCTGAATACGCCGCCGCCGGGAGCGAGCACGGGACCACGCTATGCGCCGCCGCTTGCGGCTGCAAACGCCTGAAATCCGCGACAGATTCGGCGCGTTAGCCGGATTGTAGTGGCCAATCGACGATGAGTAATTATGAACGAGTTTGTGGAGATCGTCAATCGCGTTGGAGTTTAATCGCGTTGGAGCTTAATGCGTTGGAGTTTTTttaactgatatacataatctacatattgtatagtataatgcgtagtttagtttctgtaaaaCATTATATGTGATATACATAAtctacatattgtatagtataatggatagcttagtttctgtaatgcattatatgtgatatgcaatgaacatttatcttgacccgtttaatttaacttatgccgtgtttcgatgtttggcgcacgtttcttgttttctctaagggtttaacaagcctaggggctagggtgtagtatgttctaagtctaattaacgttgtccaaatacacgagctgcagtaattcatctggggttgcacattcatagcgcgtaggttttttttactgatatacataatgtacatattatatagtataatgcacagtttagtttctgtaatgcattatttgtgatatgtgatgaacatttatcctgacccgtttaatttaagttgtgccgtgtttcgatgtttggttcacgtttcttattttccctaagggtttaaaagcctaggggctagggtgtagtatgttctaagtctaacaaacgttgtccaaatacacgagctgcagtaattcttctggggttgcacatgcatagcgcgtaggcattttttaaaacagatatacataatgtacatattgtgtagtataatgcgtagttttagtttctgtaatgcattatttgtgatatgtaatgaacatttatcctgccccttttaatttaagttgtgccatgtttcgatgtttgacgcacgttttctgttttccctaagggtttaacaagcccatGGGATAGgctgtagtatgttctaagtctaaaaaatgttgtccaaatacacgagacATTTTTTataacagatatacataatgtacatttttgtatagtataatgcttagtttagtttctgtaatgcattttttgtgatatgtaatgaacatttatcctgccctgtttaatttaagttgtgtcgtgtttcgatgtttggctcacgtttcttgttttccctaagggtttaacaagcctaggggctagggtctagtatgtactcattaataacaacgttaacAAAGACCATTAGTTTGAGTTATAAAACTAGTGTTTTGTTATAATCGCGGCTATGGACTAATTTTGACtaatttacataatgtacatattatgtaagaGACGAGCGCCCTTTCTTCCTCTAGGGTTCTTCGGCTCACCCTGATCTCCAACCGTACTTGGGCCACCTTGGCCAATCTATCCCTGAATCTTTTCTCAAGTGCTACCGGAATTACATCGTCGACCGCTTCGTTGATGTCGAGTCTTAgctgcttctctgatatggaacaaacaacataaaacatcagaaaattatcattAAAACAGAATACAACATGATATGTGCACTTTgaatcttcactgagttgattaaccaaTATAAACAATACCTCTCATAATGCCTAATATACTCCCCATAATGACAATTAcctgctacataatgcactgcctacactaaataatgcacatatgtaatcttcactgagttgattaacccatattcaaaatacatctcataatgcctaatatagtccaaataatgaaaattacctgctacataatgcactgcctaaaccaaatatTGCGCATATGTTATtttcactgagttgattaacccatatacacaatacgtctcataatgcataatatactgcagataatgacaattacatactacataatgcactgactaaaccaaataatgcacatatgtaatcttgactgagttgattaacccatatacacaatacctctaataatgcataatatactgcagATAATGACAATTGCATACTACATAATGCGCTGCCTAAACCAAAttatgcacatatgtaatcttgactgagttgattaactcatgtacacaatacctctaataatgcacatatgtattCTTCCCTGACTTTATCATCTAAAACACACAATACCCTACGTAATGCATAATTTACTGCACACAATgagaaattatatatatacataatgcactactcaacgaaaataatacatatatttACTCTTGAATGAGTTGCgtaaacaatacacacaataccccTAAAACTGCATGATAAACTGCAGATTATGACAATAAACATCTGCATAATGCACTACATAAACAAAATAATGCACACACAAATCTTTCAAGAACCACTTTTCCGCACAACAAATAAAGAACCAGGTACATTAATCCGATTTTTAAACCAATAATGCATCCAAGTTCATCAACACCGTGATTTTTAGATTGCCTAATGAGCACTAAACGGACATGCAATTACCCTTCCACACAATCAACAGATACGATTTTGAATTACACAAGTAGTGACGCAAATATACCTGCAGCTTGTGATGGCTGTGAGCGCGGACGACCTCGTTTAGGCATTTTGGATCTGTCAAACCAAAAACATATAAGATACCTGAATCCATGCTTTTAAACCCAAAACAATGATACCCTTCAGATACTGAGAAAACCCTGAACAAACAACTAGTTATTTCTGAATTTCAAAAAGTCGCGACATATTGGAAGTTCCAAATTTTTACTTTTCGTAGCTAAAAAATCATGAATACAAATTCCAGAAATCCCTGTCCACACATACCTAGGCGAATGGTTGAATATAACAGGACTAGTGTCGGGATCTTGGACGTCTCGCCGGTTAGGGTTCGATGTTAGCACCGGTGGAGTGTGGGTACCGGGATCTTGGATGAGTGATGACAATTTTCTCGCAGTCTACCGACGAAGCACGACGGCGCACGATTTCTAGGGTTTAGAGAGTGGAGAGGAATTAGGGAGTGTTGAATGAGAGAGAATGAAACGAATGAAGTTTGAAATCACCAAATTTTTCGGACCTACCAAATTCAGGCGGTTCATTTTTTCGCAGAATGTCAATAATACCCTTATAATGCATAAAGACAAGCTCTATAATGCAACGCGGATACAAAATTGGTAGCATCAATCTAGGCCGTTAATGCATAAGATCTAACGATCCATATTAAGAAGAACAAATGATCttagggatgaataggagaataatgctcccctatatatatatatacataggcttttgatcaaaacaagtatCTCCTTAAACAAAGAAATACAAACCGTTTTTCAGCCTTTGGATTTGATTAGATCATCTGTTTTTAATAAGATCTGGCGGCTTAGTTAATTCcaggttttttttattttaatcaagtATAATACGGTAaggttaattaagtaattatatATGTTTTGTTGGTTAATTGATATCCTATAATCTAGCAATCTATATTACCTCTATCAAAGAATACGCGTCAATTCGGGTTTATATCTATTTCAACCGCATCTTCTCCGTGATTCATCATTTGTAGTCATTCTTACACCAAATTTGCAGTGTATACTTCCAGAGTATTATTTTCAAGCGTTAAAAATATATCATCATCGTTTGAAGAACACATCTCCATTTGCGTTCCAGTTTAATCTGTTTAATTTGTGATTATATTTAGTCATAGTTTGCAGTTTCCATACTTTAAAAATGGAATCTGAAACTCTTCCTACTTCGCATGTAGATAATCAATCATACTCCGATGACGTTGTTGGGAATGCAGGTTATGGTCATtgtcttttttttcatttgttcgCTATGCTCCGTTTCACATCTTTTAATCTGTTTATTTCTCCGTAGGCGTTTCCGTGaaactttgaaaatatattaTCTGATCGTTTTGTCCGATATGCTTCTATATGTGTATAGTATGAcacattttcatattttatttatttttagttctGTGCCACTATATAAGCCTATTATGACCTAATATCATCCTACCCCCAGTGTATGATGGTTTTTTTGTTAATAGCCATCATACTCTGTTGACGTTTTTGGGAATATTGGTTATcgtcatattttttattttcattaggTTGCTATGCTACTATTCATATTTTCTAATAtgtatttgtgtatagtatgacacattttcatattttatttatttttagttctGTGCCACTATATAAGCCTATTATGACCTAATATCATCCTACCCCCAGTGTACGACGGTTTTTTTGTTAATAGCCATCATACTCTGTTGACGTTTTTGGGAATACTGGTTATcgtcatattttttattttcattaggTTGCTATGCTACTATTCATATTTTCTAATATGTTTATGTCGTCGTCATTGTTTGTGTGAATTTTTTCAAATGGCTTTTTTGAGCGTTTTGCTCACTATGCTTTGATTTTAGTATAGTATGACTCATTTTCATATATGATATTTGTGTTGGATGTATGCCACGACTTAAGCCTATTATGACCCATTATCATTCTACACCCAGTATATGGTTGCTTGTTGGTTTTTAATCGTTTTTGTTTCGTGTGTTCTGTTTATGAATTTTTACAGATTTAAATATACCAGAATGCCCTATAGAGCTTAAACCATTTGTTGGTCGTAGCTTCCCCACGTTGGACAACGCGATTGAATTTTATGAGAACTATGGTCGACGTGTCGGATTTGATACAAGGAAGAACGGTTCAAAGAAGGTTGATGATATCACCATATGGTTTTACATGGTGTGTAACAGAGAGGGTGAACATAAGTTTAACAATCAGCAACCCAAACGACGACGTAAATCCAAAAAATGTGGATGTAATGATTGTGTTGCATTCAAATTCGATTCTGACCGTGGTTACGTAATTCAACACTTTAATGAAGAACACAACCACCCCATGGTTGAGGTACAACACCAGAAGTTCATGAGATTAAATCGTCACCTTGAACCAGTTCATCAAAAATTTATTTCAGATTGTGTTGGTGCTAATATCGGGCCATCTCTCACT
Proteins encoded in this window:
- the LOC121810451 gene encoding protein FAR1-RELATED SEQUENCE 5-like, with translation MESETLPTSHVDNQSYSDDVVGNADLNIPECPIELKPFVGRSFPTLDNAIEFYENYGRRVGFDTRKNGSKKVDDITIWFYMVCNREGEHKFNNQQPKRRRKSKKCGCNDCVAFKFDSDRGYVIQHFNEEHNHPMVEVQHQKFMRLNRHLEPVHQKFISDCVGANIGPSLTFKPLIELMGGYESVGCTVLDICNYTWDIRRYAEGYDATMIIDELMKKKENCDAFTYEYEVDSCSRLIHLFWCDPMAKMNFLQFGDIVSFDTTYSTNR